A region of Maridesulfovibrio sp. DNA encodes the following proteins:
- a CDS encoding ERF family protein, with protein MTSELQAKMVAIQTELNCPKNQFNSFGKYKYRSCEDILEGLKPHLAKHGVVLTVSDSMEALGDRIYVKAKATISLGEQAMSATGWAREPLTKKGMDDSQVTGAASSYARKYALNGLFCIDDNKDADSQEPPGNDQQRQQQGRPQGNQNQRQGPPPQQGQQGQQQNQRQGQPRNQQQGAQRQQNQAVDNVQNAFLGSQVTGHGKLAQAGQVQRVNIICTNELGHKDRATRIKYINNWLMGKFPNHPHIDSTKHLTFDAASAFIQAGGR; from the coding sequence GTGACTAGTGAGTTACAAGCCAAAATGGTTGCCATTCAAACCGAGCTGAATTGCCCTAAGAATCAGTTCAACAGCTTTGGAAAATACAAGTACCGCAGCTGTGAGGACATTCTTGAAGGGCTAAAGCCCCACCTTGCAAAGCACGGTGTTGTTTTAACCGTCTCGGATTCTATGGAAGCTCTTGGAGACAGGATTTATGTGAAGGCCAAAGCAACAATCAGTCTGGGCGAACAAGCAATGTCGGCTACAGGCTGGGCAAGGGAGCCGCTAACTAAAAAGGGAATGGACGACAGTCAGGTAACAGGGGCGGCAAGTTCATACGCCCGGAAATATGCCCTGAACGGTCTGTTCTGCATTGACGACAACAAGGACGCAGATAGTCAAGAGCCACCCGGCAATGATCAGCAGAGACAGCAACAGGGCAGACCACAAGGCAACCAGAATCAACGCCAAGGGCCTCCCCCGCAGCAAGGGCAGCAGGGACAACAGCAGAACCAAAGACAGGGGCAACCCCGCAATCAACAGCAGGGAGCACAGCGTCAGCAGAACCAAGCGGTGGACAATGTGCAAAACGCCTTCCTCGGCTCACAGGTGACTGGGCATGGAAAGTTGGCACAGGCCGGACAGGTTCAGAGAGTAAACATCATCTGCACAAATGAACTTGGACATAAGGACCGGGCAACCCGGATCAAATACATCAATAATTGGCTGATGGGTAAATTCCCGAATCATCCACACATTGATTCAACAAAACATCTGACCTTTGATGCGGCAAGCGCATTCATACAGGCAGGAGGTAGATAA
- a CDS encoding ribonuclease H-like domain-containing protein, whose amino-acid sequence MLNVFIDIETIPGPEKPKKSEVSPPGQMKKKETIAKWFAENGETARDDLWKKQALESLKGRIVCIGFAVEDGPVETVYGKDEEELLFRFWGRVKELNGFGDNIRWIGFNLRSFDMNWLYHRAVKYGLKDLAIQIPRKRYADSVVDIREIWNGKQDDRAKGTQDEIAVFLGSKRKTKDMDGSKVFGLWQKGQLSKIGEYCGEDVESVRDEYRKLEGTF is encoded by the coding sequence ATGCTGAACGTATTCATTGACATTGAAACCATCCCCGGACCGGAGAAACCGAAGAAAAGCGAAGTCTCTCCCCCCGGTCAAATGAAGAAAAAAGAAACTATCGCAAAATGGTTTGCAGAAAATGGCGAGACCGCACGGGATGATCTTTGGAAAAAACAGGCCCTTGAAAGCCTCAAGGGGCGGATCGTTTGCATAGGCTTTGCGGTTGAAGATGGTCCCGTAGAAACGGTCTACGGAAAAGATGAAGAAGAACTGCTGTTTCGTTTCTGGGGGCGCGTGAAAGAGCTTAACGGATTTGGTGACAACATTCGCTGGATTGGTTTTAACCTGCGCTCTTTTGACATGAATTGGCTTTATCATCGGGCAGTAAAATACGGCCTGAAAGACCTTGCAATACAGATTCCTCGCAAGCGCTATGCAGACAGCGTGGTTGATATCCGGGAAATCTGGAACGGCAAGCAGGACGACAGAGCCAAGGGAACACAGGACGAAATAGCCGTCTTTCTGGGGTCTAAACGCAAAACAAAGGATATGGACGGCTCTAAGGTCTTCGGCCTTTGGCAGAAAGGGCAGTTGTCCAAGATCGGCGAATATTGCGGTGAAGATGTTGAAAGCGTCCGTGATGAATACCGGAAGCTGGAGGGAACGTTTTAA